The sequence CACCGGGCGGCAGCCCGGGGGCGCCCACGGGACGGCGGGCCGGGCCACCCTTCCCCTTGCCCTTCTTCCCCTTGCCCTTCTTCGACTGCGCCTGCATCTGCCGGCCGCGCGCCTTCTTCGACATCGGGCCCATGCCGGGCAGCCCCATGCTGCCGGCCATCTGGCCCATCATCTTCTGGGCCTGGGCGAACCGCTCCAGCAGGCCGTTGACCTCGGTGACCGTCACGCCCGAGCCGTTGGCGATGCGCACCCGGCGGGACGAGTTGATGATCTTCGAGTTGACCCGCTCCTCGGGCGTCATCGACTGGATGATCGCCGCCGTGCGGTCGAGGTCCCGGTCGTCGACCTGCTTGAGCTGTTCCTTCATCTGGCCCGCGCCCGGGAGCATGCCGAGCAGGTTGGCGATCGGCCCCATCTTGCGGATCGCCATCATCTGCTCGAGGAAGTCCTCGAGGGTGAAGCCCTCGCGGGAGGCGAGCTTGCCCGCCATCCGCTCGGCCTGCTCGGCGTCGAACGTCCGCTCGGCCTGCTCGATCAGCGTCAGCATGTCGCCCATGCCGAGGATGCGCGAGGCCATCCGCTCGGGGTGGAAGACGTCGAAGTCGCTGAGCTTCTCGCCGGTGGAGGCGAACATGATCGGCTGGCCGGTCACGTACCGCACCGACAGCGCGGCACCACCGCGGGCGTCACCGTCGAGCTTGGTCAGGACGACCCCGCTGAACCCGACGCCCTCCTGGAAGGCCTGCGCGGTGGTGACGGCGTCCTGGCCGATCATCGCGTCGACGACGAAGAGGGTCTCGTCGGGCGTGACGGCGTCGCGGATGTCGGCGGCCTGCTGCATCAGCTCGGCATCGATGCCCAGCCGGCCGGCGGTGTCGACGACGACGACGTCGTGCATGGTGCGGCGGGCGTGCTCGATCGAGTCGCGGGCCACCTGCACCGGGTCGCCGACGCCGTTGCCCGGCTCCGGCGCGAAGACGTCGACCCCGGCCTGACCGGCCACGATCGACAGCTGGTTCACCGCGTTCGGGCGCTGCAGGTCGGCGGCCACCAGCAGCGGCGTGTGCCCCTGCGACTTCAGCCAGCGCCCCAGCTTGCCGGCGAGGGTGGTCTTACCGGCACCCTGCAGACCGGCCAGCATGATCACCGTCGGCGACTGCTTGGCCAGCCGGATGCGGCGGGTCTCGCCGCCGAGGATCTGGATGAGCTCCTCGTTGACGATCTTGACGACCTGCTGCGCCGGGTTCAGCGCCTGCGAGACCTCCGCGCCCCGGGCGCGCTCCTTGACGGCGGCGATGAAGGCTCGCACCGCCGGCAGCGCGACGTCGGCCTCCAGCAGCGCGATGCGGATCTCGCGCGCGGTCGCGTCGATGTCGGCGTCGGAGAGCCGACCCTTGCCCCGGAGGCCGGTGAAGACCTTGTCGAGGCGGTCGGAAAGGGTCTCGAACACAGCACGTCCTCAGGAGTCACGGGCGCGGGCTCGCCGCACCACCTGATCCCCAGCGTATCGAGTGGCGAGGAAGGGGCGGTTCTCCCGGAGGGTCCCGCCGCGAGCCTGCGAGCGATGCAGGGTGGGAGTGCCCTTCCTCAGGCTGCGCGGCCGAGCCGGGCAGCCGCGGGCACCACGGCGGCGTCCCCGGCGACCAGCGCGGCGCCGCAGTCGGCACAGGCCCACTCGGGGCACTCGCCGCCGTCCTCGGTGTGCCCGTCGACGCAGGGCGGCTGCACGAAGTCCCGGTCCTCCCCGCAGGCGGGGCAGGGCCACTGGCGGCTGTCCACGACGAACTCCTCTCGGTAGGTGGGACCGGTCCGTCCCGGTCCGCCTCGCGACGGTCGCACGCACCACTGACAGGACCGAGGACCTCAGGACGGCGTGTCGGGGCCCACCGCCACCGCGGGCCCGCGCGTCGCCGCCACCAGCGCCGCATCCACCCGCTCCCGCTGTTGCGGGTCGACCGGCAAGCCGGACGGGTTGCACACGTAGAAGCAGTCGACCGCGTCACCGCCGAGCGTCTCGATGCGGGCGGAGGTCACGTCCAGCCCCTCGCTCGCGATCGCCGCCGTGAGCCGGTAGAGCAGCCCGGCCCGGTCCCCGGCCCGCACCTCGACGATCCCGGTCGCTCGGCCGCTGACCTCGTGGTTGTGCCAGGAGATGCGCGGTGGCGCGGACCGCGCCTCCTCGCGGTAGTCGACCTCCCGCTGCCGCAGCCGCTCGGGGAGCGACAGCGTCCCCTCCAGCGCCGCCCGCACCCCGTCGGCGAGGATCTCCGGCACCGGCGCGCGGCCGAACCGCGGCCGCACCGCGAACACCCCGGTGCCGTAGCCGTCGGCCACCGTCATCTTCGCCGCTCGCACGTCGAGCTGGTTGAGCGCCAGCACGCCGGCGCAGGTGCTGAGCAACCCCGGCTGGTCGGGGGCGCCGATGGTCACCTGCTGGCCGTCGGCCACCTCCTCGATCCCGACGGTCACCGACCGGGTGACACCGGTGATGTCGGGGGCGGACGTGGTCACCTGTGCCGAGGTGGGGTGGAGCACGGGGTCGGGTTCGGCCAGCTGCGGGCCGCCCAGGGCGGCCTGCACCCGGGCGACCAGCGCCGCGACCAGGTGCGCCTTCCACGGCGACCACGCCGAGGCGCTGGTGGCGGCGCCGTCGGCCTGCGCCAGGGCGTGCAGCAGCTGCAGCACCGTGGCGTCGTGCCCGATGGTGGCCGCGACCCGCTCGATGGTCGCGGGATCGTCGATGTCGCGCCGGGTCGCCGTCGCGGGCAGCAGCAGGTGGTGGCGCACCAGCGTGCCGAGCACGGCGACGTCGGGCTCGGAGAAGCCCATGCGGGCGCCGATCTCCGCGGCGATCGGTTCCCCGACCACGCTGTGGTCCCCCTGCCACCCCTTCCCGATGTCGTGCAGCAGGGCCGCGACCAGCAGGAGGTCGGGCCGGTCGACGTCACGGGTCAGCTCGCTGGCCGCGGCCGCGGCCTCGATCAGGTGGCGGTCGACCGTGTAACGGTGCCACGGGTGGCGCTGCGGCAGCGACCGGATCCGGTCCCACTCGGGCAGCAGCCGGGAGAGCAGGCCCTCCTGGTCCAGCTGCTCCAGCACCGGGACCGCCGACCGTCCGCTGGCCAGGATCCGCAGGAACGACCAGCGCGCCTCCGGCGGCCACGGCTCGGGCAACGACGGGCTGTGCACCGCGAGCACCTTGAGGGTGTACGGGGAGAGCAGCAGGTCCGCGCGGGCCGCCGCGGCGGCGGCCCGCAGCACCAGCCCGGGGTCGGTGGCGGGGTGGGCGTCGCGGGCGAGCACCACCTCGTCGCCCTGCCGGACGACGCCCTCGGCCAGCGGCTCGCGGCGCACCCGGCGGTACCGCCCGCGCGGTCGGCGGACCAGCGCGGCCTCCACCCGGCGCCAGGTCTCGTCGGCGACGAAGCTCAGCCGCCGTCCGGCCAGGCTCACCTCACGCAGCAGGACGTCCTCGTCGGCCAGCCCCAGGGTCGCGGCGATCGCGCGCTGCTCCTGGCGCACGAGGACGTCCGACGCCCGCCCGGACCGGCGGCGCAGCTCGTCGCGCACGTCGAGCAGGAAGGCGTAGGCCTGCTCGACCTCGGCGGTGGGTTCGTCGGCGAGCTGCGCCGCGGCCGCTGCCCGGAGCACCTGGCCCTCGCGCAGCCCGCCGTATGCCTCCTTGAGGTCGGGCTCGAGCAGGAACGCCAGCTCCCCCAGCCGGCGGGCCCGCTCCCGGCGCAGGTCGCGCAGCTGCGGCATCAGCCGCGAGGCGTGCTGCCGCCAGCTGGCGAGCGCCGCCGTCCGCAGCCGGGCGGCCAGCTCCGCGTCCCCGGCCACCAGCCGGGCGTCGAGCAGACCGAGCCCGGCCTTGACGTCGGTGGAGGAGACGGTGACCGCCTCGGCCACCGACCGGACCGAGTGGTCCAGGCGCAGGCCGGCGTCCCAGACCGGGTACCAGAGGGCATCGGCGACGGCGGCGATCTCCGGCCGGTCCTCGTGCACCAGGACCAGGTCCAGGTCACCGTGCGGCGGGAGCTCCCGGCGGCCGAGGCTGCCGACGGCGACCAGCGCGAGGCCGTCGGTGCCCGTCCGGGGCGGCGGCCCACCACGCCGGGACCGGGGCGGCGGCGTTCCGGCGACGGCGTCGCCGAGCAGCCCGGTGAGCCACCCGTCCAGGGCCTCGACCCGCTCCGCGCGGCCGAGCCCCGGCAACGCCTCGGTGTCCAGCACGACTCCCCCTCGGTACGGCCCGGATGAAAGGCGTCGGCCGGGGTGGCGGGCGATCCCACCACCCCGGCCGACGGGTGCGCTACGCGCGAGTTGCCACATCGCTCCGGTCAGAGCGCGTCGTCGCCGCGCTCGCCGGTGCGGACCCGGACGATCTCGTCGACCGAGGTCACCCAGACCTTGCCGTCGCCGATCTGGCCGGTGGAGGCGGACTCCACGACGGCGTCCACGACCCGGGCGGCGTCGAGCTCGCTGACGACCACCTCGATGCGGACCTTCGGCACGAAGTCCACCTGGTACTCCGCCCCGCGGTAGACCTCGGTGTGACCCCGCTGACGGCCGAAGCCCTGGACCTCGCTGACGGTGAGCCCGGCGATGCCGATCAGCTCGAGCGCGTTCTTGACGTCGTCGAGCTTGAACGGCTTGACGATCGCGGTGACCAGCTTCATGCCAGCGTCCTCTCGGTGTTGCGGGCCTCGGCACGCGCCTGGCCGGCCAGTGGGGCGGTGGAACCGCTGCCGCCGAGGGAAGCGAAGTCGTAGCCCGACTCGGCGTGCACGACGTTGTCGATGCCGGTGACCTCGTCGTCCTCGGTGAGGCGGAAGCCCATCGTCTTCTGGATGACGAGCCCGATGACCAGCGTAAGGACGAAGGAGAAGGCGAGGACGGCCACCGCCCCCACGACCTGGCGCCAGAGCTGGTCGACGCTGCCGCCGTAGAAGAGGCTCTCGACACCAGCGGGGGCGTCGGGGTCGGCGAAGAAGCCGATGGCGATGGTGCCCCACAGGCCGCCGACCAGGTGGACGCCGACGACGTCGAGCGAGTCGTCGTAGCCCAGCTTGTACTTCAGGCCCACGGCCAGGGCGCAGAGCGCACCGGCGATCGCGCCGATGATGATGGCGCCGATCGGGGAGACCGCGGAGCAGGCCGGCGTGATCGCGACCAGGCCGGCGACGACACCGGAGGCGGCGCCCAGCGAGGTCGAGTGACCGTCGCGGATCTTCTCCACCACGAGCCAGCCGAGCGTCGCCGCGCCGGTGGCCACCAGCGTGTTCACCCACACCACCGAGGCGGTGTTGTCGGCGGCCAGCGCGGAGCCGGCGTTGAAGCCGAACCAGCCGAACCACAGCAGCCCGGCGCCGATCATGACCAGCGGCAGGTTGTGCGGGCGCATCGCCTCACGGCCGAAGCCGCGCCGCTTGCCCAGCACCAGGGCGAGCGCCAGGCCCGCCGCACCGGCGTTGATGTGCACGGCGGTGCCGCCGGCGAAGTCGATCGCGGCCAGGTCGTTGGCGATCCAGCCGCCGACCACGTCGTCGCCGTCGAAGGCGAAGACCCAGTGCGCCACCGGGAAGTAGACGACGGTCGCCCAGATGCCGGCGAAGACCATCCAGGCACCGAACTTCGCGCGATCGGCGATGGCACCGGAGATCAGCGCCACGGTGAGGATGGCGAAGGCGGACTGGAAGCCGACGAAGGCCATGGTCGGGAGCGCCGCGTCGGTGTCCTCCATGAGGCCGTTCAGCCCGAAGAACTCGAAGGGGCTGCCCAGGAGGCCGCCGCCGATGTCGTCCCCGAAGGCGATCGAGTAGCCCCAGAGCACCCACAGCACGCTGATCAGCGCCAGCGCCCCGAAGCTCATCATCATCATGTTCAGGACGCTCTTGGCGCGGACCATGCCGCCGTAGAACAGCGCGAGGCCTGGGGTCATCAGCAGCACGAGCGACGCACTGGTGAGGATCCAGGCGGTATTGCCGGTGTCGAGCACGGCAACCTCCTGTGTCGGGTCGTCGGCCGGGCGGCCGTATCGGTGGGGCCCCGCCCTGGGTGCGGGAGGGGCGATGCGGCGTTCACCGTGCCCGGCCGTTGTTTCCGGCGACGTCGGCATCGCGTTTCCGGGTCGTGAACTCCGCACCGCGTGTCCGACCTTTTCGTTGCAGGCGTGTTGCGGCGGCTCGGGACGGGGCGCCGATGACTCCGTCCGGACGTCGGCGGGTCGCTAATTGCAAACTCTGTGCAATAAGGTCGACCCCGTGCACGTCCCCGATGGCTTCCTCGACGTCCCCACCTCCGTGGCCACCGGCGCGCTCGCCGCCGGGACGGTCGCGCTGGCCCTCCGCAGGACCCGCGCCGAGCTCGACGACCGCACCGCCCCGCTCGCCGGGCTCACCGCGGCTTTCGTCTTCGCGGGCCAGATGATCAACTTCCCCGTCGCCGCCGGCACCAGCGGCCACCTCATCGGCGCCGTGCTCACCGCTGTCCTGGTCGGCCCGTGGACGGCCGTGCTCTGCATGACGGCGGTGCTGCTCGTGCAGGCCGTGTTGTTCGCCGACGGCGGGCTGACCGCCCTGGGCACCAACGTCACGCTGATGGGCCTGCTCGCCGTGGTGGTCGGCTACGGGGTGTTCCGGGGGCTGGCGGCGGTGCTCCCCCGCACCCGCACCGGCGTGCTGGCCGCGTCCGGCGCGGCCGCCTTCCTCTCGGTGCCCGCAGCCGCCCTGACGTTCGTCGGGCTGTTCGCCCTGGGCGGCACGGTCGACCTGCCGCTCGGCACCGTCGCATCGGCGATGACCGGCGTGCACCTGCTCATCGGCATCGGCGAGGCCGCCATCACGGTGGCGGTGGTCGGTGCGGTGCTCGCCGTCCGGCCCGACCTGGTGCACGGGGCGCGCGGCCTGCGCACCGCCACCGTGCTCGAGGATCGCCGTCCGGCGGGCGCGGAGGTGGCCCGGTGAACCGCCGGGGTCGCAGCCTCTGGATCGCCGGGCTGGTCGCCGCCCTGGTCGTCGCGGGGATCGGAAGCTGGTACGCCAGCGCCTCCCCCGACGGCCTCGAGTGGGCCGCCGAGCAGTCCGGCTTCGCGCACACCGCCGAGGAGAGCGCCACGGCGGGCTCCCCGTTCGCCGACTACCTGGTCGACGGCGAGGAGAACCGGCTCTCGGCCGGCACCGCCGGGGTCGTGGGTGTCCTGCTCACCCTTGGCCTCGCCGGCGGCGTGACCTGGCTGCTCCGCCGCCGTGGCGCCGCCTCCGGCCGGAACTGACGTGGGAGCGGGCCACGGCGGCACCCTGACCGCCCGCTACCTGCCGGGCAGCACCGTCGTCCACCGCCTCCAGCCGCACGTCAAGCTCGTCGCGGTGCTGGCGTTCGCCGTCGTCGTCGTCGCCACCCCGGTCCACGCCCCGTGGGCCCCGGCCGCCTACGCCGGGTACCTGCTCGCCGTCCTGGGCACCGCCGCGCTGGCGGGGGTGGGTCCCGGCCGGCTGCTGCGGGGGCTGGTCGTCGAGGTGCCGTTCGTGGCGTTCGCCCTCCTGATGCCGTTCGTCGCCCGCGGGCCCCGCGTCGAGGTGCTCGGGCTCTCCCTCTCCGGGACCGGCCTGGCGGCCGGTGGCGGGCTGCTGGCCAAGGCGACGCTGTCGGTCCTGGCCGCCACCGTCCTCGCCGCGACGACGGAACCCCGGGCGCTGCTCCGCGGGCTGGAGCGGCTGCGGCTGCCGCAGGTGCTCGTGCAGATCCTGATGTTCATGATCCGCTACGCCGACGTCGTGGGCGGCGAACTGCACCGCATGCGGGTGGCCCGGGAGTCCCGTGGCTTCACCGGCGGCGGGCTCCGCGGGCTGCGGGTGCTCGGCGCCACCGCCGGCGCCCTGTTCGTCCGGTCCTACGAGCGGGGCGAGCGGGTGCACCTGGCGATGCTCAGCCGCGGCTACCGCGGCACCGTGCCGGCCGGACCGTCGGCCGCGGTCGCGCCGCGGGAGTGGGCGCTCGGGCTCGGCCTGCCCCTGGTGGCGGCCGCGGTGCTGCTCGCGGGGATGCTGCTGGGGTGAGCGCACCTCCGCCGTCCCTGCTGGTCGAGGACCTCGCCTTCGCCTACCCCGACGGGCACCAGGCGTTGTTCGGCGTGGACCTGCGGGTGGAGCGCGGCGAGCGGGTCGCTCTGCTGGGCCCCAACGGTGCGGGCAAGACGACGCTGGTGCAGCACCTCAACGGCATCCTGCGGGCCGGCCGCGGGCAGGTGACCGTCGCCGGCCTGCCCGTGCAGAAGAAGACCCTCCAGGAGATCCGCCGCCGGGTCGGCGTGGTGTTCCAGGACCCCGACGACCAGCTCTTCATGCCGACCGTCGGCGAGGACGTGGCGTTCGGCCCGCGCAACCTCGGCCTGCCCGAGGAGGAGGTGGCCGCCCGCGTGGCCGCCGCGCTGGAGACGGTGCGCATGGGCGACACCACCGACCGCCCCCCGCACCACCTGTCCTTCGGGCAGCGCCGCCGGGTCGCCGTCGCCACGGTGCTGGCGATGCAGCCGGAGATCGTCGTCCTCGACGAGCCGTCCTCGAACCTGGACCCGGCCGGCCGCCGCGAGCTGGCCGAGGTGCTCGCCGACCTCCCGGTCACCCTGCTGATGGTCACCCACGACCTGCCCTACGCCGCCCAGCTGTGCGCCCGGTCGGTGATCCTCGACGGCGGCACCGTGGTGGCCGACGGCCCGACGGGCGAGCTGCTCACCGACGCCCCGCTCCTGGCCGCGCACCGGCTCGAGCTCCCGTACGGCTTCACGCCGGCCGGCTGAGCCGGCGGACGCGCCGCCTGCTCAGACCTCGCCGACGAGCCCCTCGGCGAACGCCCGCGGCTCGAAGGGCGCGAGGTCGTCGGGGCCCTCGCCGAGACCGATGAGCTTGACCGGGATCCCGAGCTCCTGCTGCACGCGGACGACGATGCCGCCCTTCGCGGTGCCGTCCAGCTTGGTCAGCACCACGCCGGTGACGGTCACGGCCTCGGTGAACACCCGCGCCTGGACGACGCCGTTCTGCCCGGTGGTGGCGTCGAGGACCAGCAGCACCTCGGTGACCGGCGCCTGCTTCTCCACGACCCGCTTGACCTTGCCCAGCTCGTCCATCAGCCCCGACTTGGTGTGCAGCCGCCCCGCGGTGTCCACCACGACGGTGTCCACCTCCGCTTCGACGCCGGTACGGACCGCCTCGAAGGCGACGGCTGCGGGGTCGCCGCCCTCCCGGCCGCGGACGGTGAGCACGCCCACGCGCTCGCCCCAGGTCTCCAGCTGGTCGGCGGCCGCGGCGCGGAAGGTGTCCGCGGCGCCGAGGAGGACGCTCCTGCCGTCACCGACGAGCACGCGGGCGAGCTTGCCGACGGTGGTG is a genomic window of Blastococcus sp. HT6-30 containing:
- a CDS encoding [protein-PII] uridylyltransferase; this encodes MLDTEALPGLGRAERVEALDGWLTGLLGDAVAGTPPPRSRRGGPPPRTGTDGLALVAVGSLGRRELPPHGDLDLVLVHEDRPEIAAVADALWYPVWDAGLRLDHSVRSVAEAVTVSSTDVKAGLGLLDARLVAGDAELAARLRTAALASWRQHASRLMPQLRDLRRERARRLGELAFLLEPDLKEAYGGLREGQVLRAAAAAQLADEPTAEVEQAYAFLLDVRDELRRRSGRASDVLVRQEQRAIAATLGLADEDVLLREVSLAGRRLSFVADETWRRVEAALVRRPRGRYRRVRREPLAEGVVRQGDEVVLARDAHPATDPGLVLRAAAAAARADLLLSPYTLKVLAVHSPSLPEPWPPEARWSFLRILASGRSAVPVLEQLDQEGLLSRLLPEWDRIRSLPQRHPWHRYTVDRHLIEAAAAASELTRDVDRPDLLLVAALLHDIGKGWQGDHSVVGEPIAAEIGARMGFSEPDVAVLGTLVRHHLLLPATATRRDIDDPATIERVAATIGHDATVLQLLHALAQADGAATSASAWSPWKAHLVAALVARVQAALGGPQLAEPDPVLHPTSAQVTTSAPDITGVTRSVTVGIEEVADGQQVTIGAPDQPGLLSTCAGVLALNQLDVRAAKMTVADGYGTGVFAVRPRFGRAPVPEILADGVRAALEGTLSLPERLRQREVDYREEARSAPPRISWHNHEVSGRATGIVEVRAGDRAGLLYRLTAAIASEGLDVTSARIETLGGDAVDCFYVCNPSGLPVDPQQRERVDAALVAATRGPAVAVGPDTPS
- a CDS encoding ABC transporter ATP-binding protein, with amino-acid sequence MSAPPPSLLVEDLAFAYPDGHQALFGVDLRVERGERVALLGPNGAGKTTLVQHLNGILRAGRGQVTVAGLPVQKKTLQEIRRRVGVVFQDPDDQLFMPTVGEDVAFGPRNLGLPEEEVAARVAAALETVRMGDTTDRPPHHLSFGQRRRVAVATVLAMQPEIVVLDEPSSNLDPAGRRELAEVLADLPVTLLMVTHDLPYAAQLCARSVILDGGTVVADGPTGELLTDAPLLAAHRLELPYGFTPAG
- a CDS encoding P-II family nitrogen regulator, with the protein product MKLVTAIVKPFKLDDVKNALELIGIAGLTVSEVQGFGRQRGHTEVYRGAEYQVDFVPKVRIEVVVSELDAARVVDAVVESASTGQIGDGKVWVTSVDEIVRVRTGERGDDAL
- a CDS encoding energy-coupling factor ABC transporter permease, producing the protein MHVPDGFLDVPTSVATGALAAGTVALALRRTRAELDDRTAPLAGLTAAFVFAGQMINFPVAAGTSGHLIGAVLTAVLVGPWTAVLCMTAVLLVQAVLFADGGLTALGTNVTLMGLLAVVVGYGVFRGLAAVLPRTRTGVLAASGAAAFLSVPAAALTFVGLFALGGTVDLPLGTVASAMTGVHLLIGIGEAAITVAVVGAVLAVRPDLVHGARGLRTATVLEDRRPAGAEVAR
- a CDS encoding ammonium transporter — translated: MLDTGNTAWILTSASLVLLMTPGLALFYGGMVRAKSVLNMMMMSFGALALISVLWVLWGYSIAFGDDIGGGLLGSPFEFFGLNGLMEDTDAALPTMAFVGFQSAFAILTVALISGAIADRAKFGAWMVFAGIWATVVYFPVAHWVFAFDGDDVVGGWIANDLAAIDFAGGTAVHINAGAAGLALALVLGKRRGFGREAMRPHNLPLVMIGAGLLWFGWFGFNAGSALAADNTASVVWVNTLVATGAATLGWLVVEKIRDGHSTSLGAASGVVAGLVAITPACSAVSPIGAIIIGAIAGALCALAVGLKYKLGYDDSLDVVGVHLVGGLWGTIAIGFFADPDAPAGVESLFYGGSVDQLWRQVVGAVAVLAFSFVLTLVIGLVIQKTMGFRLTEDDEVTGIDNVVHAESGYDFASLGGSGSTAPLAGQARAEARNTERTLA
- a CDS encoding PDGLE domain-containing protein — translated: MNRRGRSLWIAGLVAALVVAGIGSWYASASPDGLEWAAEQSGFAHTAEESATAGSPFADYLVDGEENRLSAGTAGVVGVLLTLGLAGGVTWLLRRRGAASGRN
- the cbiQ gene encoding cobalt ECF transporter T component CbiQ; the encoded protein is MGAGHGGTLTARYLPGSTVVHRLQPHVKLVAVLAFAVVVVATPVHAPWAPAAYAGYLLAVLGTAALAGVGPGRLLRGLVVEVPFVAFALLMPFVARGPRVEVLGLSLSGTGLAAGGGLLAKATLSVLAATVLAATTEPRALLRGLERLRLPQVLVQILMFMIRYADVVGGELHRMRVARESRGFTGGGLRGLRVLGATAGALFVRSYERGERVHLAMLSRGYRGTVPAGPSAAVAPREWALGLGLPLVAAAVLLAGMLLG
- the ffh gene encoding signal recognition particle protein: MFETLSDRLDKVFTGLRGKGRLSDADIDATAREIRIALLEADVALPAVRAFIAAVKERARGAEVSQALNPAQQVVKIVNEELIQILGGETRRIRLAKQSPTVIMLAGLQGAGKTTLAGKLGRWLKSQGHTPLLVAADLQRPNAVNQLSIVAGQAGVDVFAPEPGNGVGDPVQVARDSIEHARRTMHDVVVVDTAGRLGIDAELMQQAADIRDAVTPDETLFVVDAMIGQDAVTTAQAFQEGVGFSGVVLTKLDGDARGGAALSVRYVTGQPIMFASTGEKLSDFDVFHPERMASRILGMGDMLTLIEQAERTFDAEQAERMAGKLASREGFTLEDFLEQMMAIRKMGPIANLLGMLPGAGQMKEQLKQVDDRDLDRTAAIIQSMTPEERVNSKIINSSRRVRIANGSGVTVTEVNGLLERFAQAQKMMGQMAGSMGLPGMGPMSKKARGRQMQAQSKKGKGKKGKGKGGPARRPVGAPGLPPGAGFPGGANPFGGGGMPGLPPGQGMPDLTKLNFDQFKDERPGR